GCAGGAGGTCAGCGAGCGCACCCGCGCGCGCCAGCAACTGGAGGCCCTCACGCACGACCTCCAGCACGCGCTGGCGGCGCGCGACAGCTTCCTGGGCGTGGCGTCCCACGAGCTGAAGACGCCCGTCACCGCGCTGCTCCTGCACCTGGAGATGACGCGCCGGCGCCTGTCTCCCAAGCGCGGCGATCCTCCCTCCCCGGAGAAGCTCACGTTGGCGATGGACTCCGCGCTGCGGCAGGTGGAGCGGATGTCGCGGCTGGTGGACGAGCTGCTGGACGTCTCACGCATCCGCGCGGGCAAGCTGGAGTTCCACATGGAGGAGAGCGACCCGATGGAGCTGGTCCACGAGGTCCTCGACACCTTCCGCGAACAGATGGAGCAGGCCGGCTGCATCCCGCAGCTGCGGGCGGAGCTGAACCTGCGCGTGTGGTGGGACCGCTCGCGCATGCTTCAAGTGATGACGAACCTGGTGTCCAACGCCATCAAGTACGCGCCGGGCACGGCGCTCGGCATCGGGCTCAGGAAGCACGGCGACCGGCTCATCCTCTACGTGTCGGACGGCGGCCCGGGCGTCCCGCCCGAGCACCAGGACCGCGTCTTCGAGCGCTTCGAGCGCGGCGGCCCGCCCCGCTCCGTGCACGGCCTGGGGCTGGGCCTCTTCATCGCCAGGGAGATCGTCGAGGGCCACCACGGCAAGCTGGTCCTGCGCAGCGCCCCCGGCCAGGGCGCCGCCTTCATCATCGACCTGCCGCTGCCTCCGCGGGTCCAGGCCTGAGCTGAGCGCCTTCAGTGCGCGACGCTCGGGGGGTTCACCGGGCCGGGCTGGATGTTCTGGTTCACGTGGAAGAGGTTCTCCGGGTCGTACGCCCGCTTCACCGCCACCAGCCGCGGGTAGTTGTCCCCGTAGGTGGCCTGCACGCGCTCCTGGCCCTCCTCCATCATGAAGTTCACGTACGCGCCGCCCGCCGAGTACGGGTGCAGCGCGTTCCAGTACTCCTTCGCCCAGGTGGAGATGTCCGCCGCCCGCTCCGGTGACGGATCCACCCCGACGATGACCTCCGACCAGCGCGCGTCGCGGAAGCGGAAGGCCGTGTCATGCGGGCCCACCCGGTGCACCGCCCCGTCGATGGGGTACAGGTGCATGGTGGACTGCATGGACGGCAGGCGCTCCGCGAAGGACACGTGGCGCTCGATGGCCGCGTCCGGAATCTCGCGCACGAAGTCCGCGCGCCAGTACCACTGGTGCCCCGGCGGATAGAGCGCGTCGAAGGCGGTCTGGAGCATGGGGAACGGCATGGGCATCACGCCGTGCAGCGCGGGCTTGAGCGCCAGCACGGGCTTGAACAGCTCGTCCGCGCGCGCGGGGTCGCCCGTGTAGCACCACACCACGCCGCACATCTTCTGGAGGTGGAGCTCCTCCGGGAAGGGCGGCGCGGGAGGCACGGTGATGAAGGCGAAGAAGCCGTTGAGCTCTTCCGGCGCGGCCGGGAGGAACTCGCGGTACCAGGCCATCACCTCCGCCGCGCGGTCCAGGGGCCAGAGCGTGGGGCCACCGATGACGGTGTCCACGGGGTTGGCGCGGAAGAGGAACGACGTCACCACGCCGAAGTTGCCGCCCCCGCCGCGCACCGCCCAGAACAGGTCCCGGTGATTGTCCTCGTTCGCGGTGACGAAGCGGCCGTCCGCGAGCACCATGTCCACGGAGATCAGGTTGTCGATGGTGAGCCCGAAGCGGCGCGTGAGGTGCCCCAGGCCGCCGCCCAGCGTGAGCCCGCCCACGCCCGTGGTGGAGATGATGCCGGAGGGCACCGCGAGCCCGAACGCATGGGTGGCGTGGTCCACGTCTCCCCAGACGGCACCGCCCGCGACGCGCACCGTGCGGGCGTCGGGGTCCACGCGCACGCCACGCATGCGCGACAGGTCGATGACCAGTCCGTCATCCACCAACCCCAGACCTCCGCCGTTGTGGCCGCCGCCGCGCACGGCCAGGGGAAGCTTGCGCTCGCGGGCCAGGGCCACCGTGGCGATGACGTCCGCCACGTCCGCGCACCGGGCCACCATGGCCGGGCGCTTGTGGATCATCGCGTTGTACAGCTGGCACGCCTCCGCGTAGTCGGCGTCGCCCGGCTGGATGAGCGCGCCGCGCAGCTGCGCCCGGAACAGCTCCACGCTGTCCGGCGTCAGCCCGGCGGGCAGGCCGGGGCCTGTCTGCGGACGGTGGGTTTCGAGTGTCACGGCGGTTCCCTCCTCCAAGAGACGGCACCGGCACGGCGCCTGACTCAACGGATGCGCACGGTGACGGCCTCGCAGGACCGGAAGGCAGGAGGGGGCCTCCTGGCACGCGCCGGTGGGCGGGAGCGGACGCAGCGCTCCGCCACTCCGCCACCCTCGCGGCCACGCGCTCCCGCAGGAGGATGGGCACGCCCACGCGGCGGGCAGCCCCCGCCCGGGCTCGCTCCGGAGGGGGACGGCTCAGCCCGCCGCCACCTCGCGCAGGCTGTCCTCCACGCCCTGGAGCAGCAGGTCCAGGTCCGCGTCCGGGATGTTGAGCGCGGGCGCGATGTAGACGGTGTTGCCCATGGGGCGCAGGTACAGGCCACGGCGGCGAGCGGCCTCGTAGACGCGCCAGCCGCTGTCCGCGAAGTAGCCTCCGCCGCCCAGGTCCACCGCGCCCACCATGCCCACCGCGCGCGGGCGCACGAGCCCGGGGAGGGTGGCGGCCATGCGCTCGAAGGCGGCCTTCACGCGCGGCGCCTTGCGCTGGACCTGCCCCAGCACGTCCTCGTCGCGGTACACGGCCAGCACCTCGCGCGCCACGCACGCGCCCAGCGGGTTGCCGCAGTAGGAGTGCCCGTAATACAGCGCCCGGTCCTTCGCCCCCAGGAAGCCCTGGAAGATGCGCTCCGACGCGAGCGTGGCGGCGAAGGGCAGCAGGCCCCCGCTGAGCGCCTTGGCCAGGCACAAGAGGTCCGGCACCACGCCGGCCAGGTCCACCGCGAAGCGCGCGCCGGTGCGGCCCATGCCGGTGAAGACCTCATCGGCGATGAGGAAGGTGTCCACCGCGCGGGTGGCCTCACGCACCTCGCGCACGAAGTCCGGCGACGACATCCACATGCCCGCCGCGCCCTGGATGACGGGCTCCAGGATGACGCCGGCGATGCCGTCCGGATCCGCCGCGAGCGCGGCCTTCACCTCGGCCAGTGCGCGCGCGTGGCCGTCGGGTTCCGCGGGGGACGGCACGTGCACCACGTCGAAGAGGAGCGGGCCGAACACGTCGCGGAACTCGTGCACGCCGCCCACGCTGGTGGAGCCAATCGTCTCGCCGTGGAAGGCGCCGGTCAGGGTGATGAAGCGGGTGCGGCGGGGGCGGCCGTTCTGCGCCCAGTACTGCGCGGCCATCTTGATGGCCACCTCCACCGCGGTGCTGCCGTTGTCCGAATAGAAGACGCGCGACAGCTTCTGCTCCGAGGGCACGTCCGGCCGGTCCGCGCCCGGGGCCAGCGCGGTCAGCTCCGCGCCCAGCCGGGCCGCGGGGCCGTGGGTGATGCCCGCGAGCGAGACGTGGGCCAGGCTGCCCAGTTGCTCGGTGAGTGCGTGCACGAGGCGCGGGTGGCGGTGTCCCAGGGTGGACACCCACCACGAGCCGTTGGCGTCCAGGTAGCGCCGTCCGTCCGCGTCATGGAGCCAGACGCCCTCCGCGCGGACGATGACCAGGGGGTCCGTCTTGGCGATGTACTGCTCCATGGCGGTGTAGGGGTGCCAGACGTGCTGCTTGTCCAGTCCGACGAGGGTTGCCCGATCCACGGTGGAGGCTCCTGGGCGCGAAGGGGAGTGAAGCCCGGGGTGACGCGCCGCGTGCCCTTCTGCCCTCCCCGGGGACGGCCCGCAACGTCGCGGTGCGACACGAGGGACGGGGACGAATGGGTGGCCGCACCGGGCCTTATCCACCAGCGGACAGGCGGCGGAATGGGACGCTCAGTGGCGTGCGTCCGGGACGGGACGGTGAGGCCGGTCCGGTGCCGGTGACGTGGGGAGCGCTGACATTGCCGTGACAGGGGGGGTGTTAGCCCTGTGTCTGTCATCACGGGAGAGTCATGGCCATCGTCATCTTCTTCATCAGTCACTGGCTGCTCTGCGTCTTCTTCCAGAGCTTCTTCCAGCACCGTTACGCGGCGCACCGCATGTACAGCATGGGGCCGCGCACGGAGAAGGTGATGCACCTGCTCACCTACCTAGTGCAGGGCTCGTCGTACCTGTCGCCGCGGGCGTACGCCATCCTGCACCGTGAGCACCACGCGTACTCGGACACGGAGAACGACCCGCACTCGCCGCACTACTTCAAGGACGTGCTGCGGATGATGTGGCACACGAAGGAGCGCTACACGGGCATCCTGACGCGGAAGATCCAGCCGGAGCCGCGCTTCGAGGGTGGCTACCCGGAGTGGAAGCTCGTGGACGAGACGCTGGGCCAGTCCTGGTGGGCGGTGCTGGGCTGGGTGGCGCTGTACACGGCGTTCTACGCGACGTTCGCGACGTCGCCCTGGATGTTCCTGCTGCTGCCGGTGCACTTCGTGATGGGGCCGGTGCACGGCGCCATCGTGAACTGGTGCGGGCACAAGTACGGCTACCGGAACTTCAAGGGCGCCGACAAGTCGCGCAACACGCTGCCGGTGGACGTGCTGTGCATGGGTGAGCTGTTCCAGAACAACCACCACAAGTACGGCAGCAGCCCGAACTTCGCGGCGCGCGCCTTCGAAATCGACCCCACGTGGCAGGTGATGCGCGTGCTGTCCAAGCTGGGCGTCATCCGCATCACCACGCCCCAGCGCGCCGTGTACCCGGAGCCGCGTGAAGTGGCCCGCCAGAGTGGCGCCGGAGCACAGGTGGCCTGAGTTCGTGAATCACCTGGGGCCCGTCGCGCCCTGGCGGTTGTCGTGGTCCGGCCGTGGATGTCAGTCCCCGCACGCATGCTCCTTGTGGGCATGCGTGCCGGGAGGACGACCTGAAGCAGCGCGGCTGGGGCCTTCTGTTCCTGGGATTGCTTTGCGCTGGCTGTGCAACTTCGCGCGTCGTCCGGTTGGACACGGGGGATGACGTCCCCATCGTCTACACGCCTCCCCGGAACGTGGACCCCGTTCCCATCCCCGAGGATGGATTCCGGGAAGCGTTGATCCAGCTCGTGCTGGAGATGCGACTCCCGCTTCAATCCGAGCGGCAGTCCCCTTCCCGCCTCCAGCTCGCAACCTGGGACCTGGCTTCGCGTGAGCAGAAGCTTGGGCCCAGGGATGGGTGTTCCCAGCAGGAAGCGCCCACGGAATGCCTGTCCCTGCTGGATGACGGGTTCTCGTTCCTGGACGACAACGCACGCAGGAGACTGGCTCTGTCCTTTGCGTGGGATGGCGTCTGGAATGGCGTCCAGGATGCCGTGGCGGAGGTGCTCAATCCGCTGACGCTCAAGGCAATGATCTCCACCGCCATGGCGGCCTACATGGCCCTGCTGGTGATGCCGGAGCCCGTGACGAAGCTCGTCGCCATCGCGCTCACCACGTACGTCATCGCCTATGTGGGATTGGAGAACTTCGTCCAGCTCGTGAGGGGATGGGAGCGGCTGTCCGAAGAGGCGGGACGGGCGGTGACGTTCGAGGAACTGCAGGACGCGGGGCATCGCTTCGCTGAGTGCCGCGGCTTCCGGGGGCGTTCGTTCCATTTCGATGGCGGAGGGCGTGCTCACCATCGGCGTCGCGTCCACTGCCGTGGCCGCGACCGCCTGGGATGGAACTGGGCGCCCATCACCTTCGGGCCAGGGCGAGGGGCTCTCTTCCGTCTACGACAGCGTGAAGAACGCTCCGGGATATCCTCCCGGGTTCAAGGCCGTCCAGAATGGGACGACCCGGAACACCGTGTCCAACAAGTCCTTGTTGGAGAAGCTTCGGGAAGTCGAGCCTGGGACCTGGCACAAGGTCTACAAAGA
This DNA window, taken from Corallococcus coralloides DSM 2259, encodes the following:
- a CDS encoding FAD-binding oxidoreductase yields the protein MTLETHRPQTGPGLPAGLTPDSVELFRAQLRGALIQPGDADYAEACQLYNAMIHKRPAMVARCADVADVIATVALARERKLPLAVRGGGHNGGGLGLVDDGLVIDLSRMRGVRVDPDARTVRVAGGAVWGDVDHATHAFGLAVPSGIISTTGVGGLTLGGGLGHLTRRFGLTIDNLISVDMVLADGRFVTANEDNHRDLFWAVRGGGGNFGVVTSFLFRANPVDTVIGGPTLWPLDRAAEVMAWYREFLPAAPEELNGFFAFITVPPAPPFPEELHLQKMCGVVWCYTGDPARADELFKPVLALKPALHGVMPMPFPMLQTAFDALYPPGHQWYWRADFVREIPDAAIERHVSFAERLPSMQSTMHLYPIDGAVHRVGPHDTAFRFRDARWSEVIVGVDPSPERAADISTWAKEYWNALHPYSAGGAYVNFMMEEGQERVQATYGDNYPRLVAVKRAYDPENLFHVNQNIQPGPVNPPSVAH
- a CDS encoding acyl-CoA desaturase, yielding MAIVIFFISHWLLCVFFQSFFQHRYAAHRMYSMGPRTEKVMHLLTYLVQGSSYLSPRAYAILHREHHAYSDTENDPHSPHYFKDVLRMMWHTKERYTGILTRKIQPEPRFEGGYPEWKLVDETLGQSWWAVLGWVALYTAFYATFATSPWMFLLLPVHFVMGPVHGAIVNWCGHKYGYRNFKGADKSRNTLPVDVLCMGELFQNNHHKYGSSPNFAARAFEIDPTWQVMRVLSKLGVIRITTPQRAVYPEPREVARQSGAGAQVA
- a CDS encoding DUF3969 family protein, with amino-acid sequence MIQLVLEMRLPLQSERQSPSRLQLATWDLASREQKLGPRDGCSQQEAPTECLSLLDDGFSFLDDNARRRLALSFAWDGVWNGVQDAVAEVLNPLTLKAMISTAMAAYMALLVMPEPVTKLVAIALTTYVIAYVGLENFVQLVRGWERLSEEAGRAVTFEELQDAGHRFAECRGFRGRSFHFDGGGRAHHRRRVHCRGRDRLGWNWAPITFGPGRGALFRLRQREERSGISSRVQGRPEWDDPEHRVQQVLVGEASGSRAWDLAQGLQRWLGWKREGVPPLFRKCVRQGLQLQGQIRMEQPVTPSPPASEAVLTLQATGVEEVQRFVAVTVLGMCRAVAMGSLSPATACSRLLGPALLSRVEAMQVHSELRHAIHLATELEDVAQLAPEALPSSIAEIEAKLQQVLTSLSPPPSDAAKWLVKPPVQGD
- the bioA gene encoding adenosylmethionine--8-amino-7-oxononanoate transaminase, which produces MDRATLVGLDKQHVWHPYTAMEQYIAKTDPLVIVRAEGVWLHDADGRRYLDANGSWWVSTLGHRHPRLVHALTEQLGSLAHVSLAGITHGPAARLGAELTALAPGADRPDVPSEQKLSRVFYSDNGSTAVEVAIKMAAQYWAQNGRPRRTRFITLTGAFHGETIGSTSVGGVHEFRDVFGPLLFDVVHVPSPAEPDGHARALAEVKAALAADPDGIAGVILEPVIQGAAGMWMSSPDFVREVREATRAVDTFLIADEVFTGMGRTGARFAVDLAGVVPDLLCLAKALSGGLLPFAATLASERIFQGFLGAKDRALYYGHSYCGNPLGACVAREVLAVYRDEDVLGQVQRKAPRVKAAFERMAATLPGLVRPRAVGMVGAVDLGGGGYFADSGWRVYEAARRRGLYLRPMGNTVYIAPALNIPDADLDLLLQGVEDSLREVAAG